The DNA sequence GCTTCTATATCTTTAAATCCTAAATTTTTTAATAAATTTAGTGTTTTATAGAATGTATCTATTATTATAAAGTTAGCAACTAATGTCCCATTTTCGTTTAGATTTAATTTTGACCACTCAAGAATCTCTTTTAAATTCGGACCACTTCCGCCTATAAAAATAGCATCTACCTTTTTATTTATTTCTATAGGAGCATAACCTTGTATGACCTCTATATTTTTCAATTTAAATTTTTCAATATTTCTTTTTATTAAATCAACTGCTTTATCTTTGCATTCTATCGAAATTACATCAATACCAGGATAATTATATGCTACTTCTACGCTTACACTACCTGTACCTGCTCCTATGTCTAAGAATGTTTTTTTATCTTTTAAATCAAGTTTATTTATAGAAATTGCTCGAACTTCTTCTTTAGTTATTGGAACTTCTCCAGTTATGAATTCACTATTCTTCATCTAATATCACCACTACATTCATATCAAAATTTTTTACTTCTAATATCTTTTCAGGACTTAAAATTGTTATTTTCTCGTCTTCATAGGATAAGTTCTCTCCTACAACCATAATTTTGTTTAAGTCTCTACTTAAAATTTCTTTAGCAATTTCTACTGGACCAATTTTATTATCAGTCACCATACATACTTTACTATGATTTAATATGTAATCAAAATCAGGAACTTTTCCATGACTACTAGTTATATATAAATCATTCATATCCACACCTATTTTTGAAAATATATATTGCATTGAACTTATACCTGAAACTATATTTAAATTTTCTTTTTCAATATTATTAGATATAAATTTCCCTATTCCATATATTAGTGGATCTCCAGAAGCTATTATGGAAATATTTTTATGCTTATTATTTTTAAGATATTCAACAATATATTTCAAGTTAGTATTTAATTCGATTTTTTCTCCTCTAAACTCTTTTATACTTTCTAGATTTCTTTTTCCGCCTATTATTACATCCGATTTACATATTAGTTCTTTTCCTATATTGGTGCAGTATCCTATGTTACCTGGCCCTAGGCCTATAATATTAATCATAAAATACCTCCTTTAAATCGCCAGCTTTTTTCGACTGTCCAAGTAGTTCTTTATTCATAGAAAATATCATTACCTCTACATTAATTTCTTCATCATTTATATGTGTATCGATTCTTTCTTTGCATTTTTGTGAAAGTATATTATAAATTTCTTTATACTCTCTATATTCATCTTTTTCTAATACATCTATAAATTCTTCAGTTGTTAAACATTCATTTGTACTTTTTATAAGTTCAAATGGAGCATTCATTAGTGCCAAGTTTGCTATCAATATCTCATTTCTAGCATCTGCAACTTTACTATGAGTATTAAATATTCCACCAGCTATTTTCACATACTTTCCTAAATGACCAGCCATAAGTATTTGTTTAAATCCGATTCTTTGTGCTTCTTTCAACATATAGCCTATAAAATTGCTAGTTCTAACAACATACTTCATGTCTATTCCTAATTTTTCTTTTATGAACATTTCACCATGATTTCCAGGAACTAAAATAATTTTATCCAGACCTTGAACTTTTTTCATTTCCAATTCTATGGATAGTGATTTTTTCCATCCTTCATCACTCATAGGTTCTACTATTCCAGTTGTTCCAATTATTGATATTCCTCCAATGATTCCAAGTCTAGGATTAAATGTCTTTTGTGCTATAGCATCCCCGTCTGGAACAAATATTGTTACTTTAACACCTTTATCCTCTCCTATTACTTTTCTAACTTCATTATTTATCATAATCCTTGGAGTTTTATTTATTGCAGCTTCTCCTACACCTACACCTAATCCTTTTTTAGTTATAACCCCTACTCCAGTTCCTCCAGTTATTAAAATTTCATTTGAATCTATAAATTCAACTCTAGCATATATATCTAAGTTGTGAGTTGCATCTATATCATCTCCTCCATCTTTTTTAACTGAACATTGAGCATAATTTTCTTTTATCTCTATGTTTTCTAATTTTAAAGTTAAAGGAATTCCCTTAGGCGTATCTATATTTATGGTTTTTATAACTTTTTTTGTAAGTAACATATATGATGCAGCTTTAGCTGCTCCTGTTGCACAAGACCCAGTTGTATATCCTCTTCTATACTTCTTACCATCTATATAAACATATTCTTCCATATAATCACCTATAATGAATAAAGTATTGCATTTATTATAGCAGCTGCTAAATTACTTCCACCTTTTCTTCCTTTTGATATTATATATGGTATATCTGTTTTTGCTAATTCGTCCTTTGACTCTTCTGCTCCTACAAAGCCAACCGGTACTCCTACAACAGCTTCAACATCTAATTGTCCATTATTGCTCATTTCAATTACTTTATAAAGAGCTGTAGGTGCATTTCCTAGAACAAAAATCTTCTTACCTTCTTCTCTTGAAGCTACCTCTACTGCAGCCATAGACCTTGTTATACCTTTTTCTTTAGCTAACTTTGCAACTTCTTCATCACTTACAAAACATTTATACTTACAACCTAAAGCTTCTAGCTTCCTCTTATTTATTCCACTTAAAGCCATATTAGTGTCTGTATAAATAGTTGCTTTATTTTTTAATCCATTAACAAGCTTTTCTACAGCTTCCTCAGATATCTTTAATATATCTAAGTATTCAAAATCAGCAGTAGTATGTATAGCCCTTTTTATAATTTTTTCTTCTATTTCATTTTTAAATTTATAATCAGGTCTTATTTCATCAATTATTCCTTGTATTATTTCAAAACTTTTACTCTCTATCATCATGGGGTTCTTAATGTATTCCATATTTACTCACTCCTAAGCCCACCAGCAATTATATTAGCCGTGTATATTTTTTTATATTTTTTATCAATATTTAAATCTATAAGTTTTTCTTTTAACTTATTTTCATCCATATCATTTTCTAGTAGTATACCTATAACTGTTCCGCTATGTGCTATATTAACTCCACATGCTCCATATTCTTTTGAAATATCCATAATTTCACTTAAATATTTTTTCTTATGTATATTTTCATTGGCTACACTGCTGATATTACAAGCTTGTCCTATCAAATTTAAATCTTTATTTTGAATTCCTTGCTCTAATAATTTAAATGCATATTCAATTATGTATTTATTTTGTTTTTTTAGTTTTTGATAATTATCTTTTCTTCTTATATATCGAGTACTTAATTTTTCATTTGGTTCTAAAATTAAAACTTTTCCAGTATCTATAACTCCAAGTTTCTTTTTTATGCTTGCATCTAGAGGGTTAAAAATTGTATTTTCCCTTATAAATATAGAGTCTGTTGGTTCTATTTTTGTTGCAAGTTTAGATATATCATATTCGTTTAAATCCTTACCTATTAGATTTAATGTAGCTTTTATAGTAGCTCCTATATCCGACGTTGAACTTGCCATTCCTTTACTTATAGGTATATCACTTTCTATATGAATAGATATATTTTTCATTTCTTTCCTAGGTAATCCAAAGTGCTTAAATACTTCTTCTACAGCCTTTCTGGTTTTTAATGGTCCTCTATTTATATATTCTAATTTTTCCTCTAAAGTAACTTTTGAAAATTTATCTATTGCATATGAAGATAAATATTCTTTATCTCTTATCATCCCCTGAACAAATTCCCCACAGGAAGCTGGACATATTCCTTTTGATTTCATTCTATTCTCCTAGAATCTTATTTAGTATTTTTAATATTTTTATATTTTCATCATGGCTTTTTATTGCAATTCTTATGTATGAATCATCTAAGTTTCTAAAGTTAGATGCATCCCTTATAAGAATATTTCCTTTTATGAATATTTCTTCTTTCAATTCATATGAGCTTTTATTTTTTAATTTAATTAAAATAAAATTTGTATCCGTTTCAAAAACTTTTATACTACTTATTTTTTTTAAGCTTTCAACCATAAATTTTCTTTCTTTTATATAAAAGTCTTTACTACTTTTTATATAATCCTTATTTTTAAATATGTAATTTGAAAGATTATCTGCAAATGAATTTATACTCCATGGTTCTTTAAGATTATACATATTTTCTAATAATTCTTTATCGCTGCAAACTCCATATCCTAATCTTAATCCTGGCATTCCAAAGAATTTAGTTGCAGCCTTTATAATAAATATATTTTTATTTCTTTCAACTAAATTGACTAAACTATATTCTTCTTCTCTTTCAACAAACTCCATGAAGGTTTCATCAACTATTAACAGCTTTTTATGCTCATTTAAAAGTTTTATTAAATTATTTAATTCATAAACCTTCCCTATTGGATTAGACGGATTACATATAAATAGACTGTCAAATTTATCTATGTTTTCTTTTATATTTTCTATATCTATTTTGAAGTCGTTATCTTTGTCTAAATAAAGATTTATTGTATCTAGTCCAGCTATCTTTGCACTTCTTTCATATTCTGAAAATGTTGGATTAAGTAATGCTAATCTTTTTTTTATACTCTTCATCAAAAGATATATTATTTCAGTTGCTCCATTGCCCGGTATTATATATGAACTTTCTATATCTAAATAACTAGCTATATTTCTTTTTAATCTCGTATAATTTATATCTGGATATTTGATACATTCTCTAAACCCATCTATTAGATATTTTTCTAAATCATCTATAATATATGGATTTATATTAGAACTAAAATCAATTATGTCTTTCGAATCTTTTTTGTAATACTTGCACATATCTTCTACATTTGCGCCATGTCCAAGGTTTATCATTTCATCACCCTCTAACTAAAAAAGTGTTATTAAATATGTTATAGAAGAAAATATTATTAAAGCTACAAATGATGTTAAGTACATAATTTTATTAGTTCTTATAATATCTTCTATTTCTAATTCTCTTTTTTTATCTCCTATAGTAGGCTTATATACTTCTTTCCCGAAATATATATTAGTTCCCCCTAATTGAATTCCTAAAGCTCCTGCAACTGATCCTTCTGAATATGCACAATTTGGGCTTTTATGGTTTTTTCTATCTCTTATCGCTATCTTTAAACTTTCTTTTGCATTAAATCCAAGAATAAAGCTTGCCACCATAATAAAAATGGGAGTAATTCTAGCCGGTATATAGTTTGCTATATCATCTATTTTAGCTGATGCAAAACCTATATCTACATACTTTTCATTTTTATATCCTACCATAGAATCTAAAGTATTTATAGCTTTGTATGACATAGCTAAAACTGGTCCACCTATGAACCCATATAACATAGGGGATATTATTCCATCAACAGTATTTTCTGCTACTGTTTCTACTGTAGCTCTTATTATCTCTTGTTCATTTAACTGAGTTGTATCTCTTCCAACTATATAGGATAGTTGCTTTCTAGATTTTTCGATATCACCTGTTTTTAAAACATTATATATTTTCTTTGCCTCATCTGCTAAACACTTTGTAGATAAAGTTGTGTATAGTATTAAAGATGAAATAATAAAGAATAAAATTTTGTTTATAGAGAAAACTCTTAATATTAAATACGTAACTAAAAATGTTATTCCTACGGTTAAAATCCATAATATAAATCCACCTATTTTTAACTGGTTATTACTTTTAGATATTTTTCTTATTTTATTTTCTATAAATCTTATTAAGTTCCCTATAAATCTTACTGGATGCGGAAAAGAGTATGGATCGCCTATTATTAAATCTAATATATATGAAGTAAACATTGTGCTTATAATGAAACTACTCATCTTTTCCTCCTACGAACTTTATTATTGAATATAAATTATTATAAAAATGAGTATGTAGATATGTAGCCAATGTATTTCCTTTCGAATAACCTCCATACCATTCATCTACTATTTTATTACCCCTCTTTTTTACCATTTTATAGGAACATTCTTCATTACTATTAAATTCAGAGTGATGAAATTCATGCCCTTTTATTATATCTCCTTTATTTGAAAACACAGTATCTACTTTTGCAATACCATCACAATATCCAAACCTTTTTAATGATTTGGTCATTTTACTTATACCTTCAAAAATTCCAACCATTTCATATTCATTGCCATCTAAATCCAAAAGTTTTTCTCCCAGATACATTAATCCCCCACATTCAGCATATATAGGTACGTTATTTTCATGAGCTTTTTTTATAGATTCACGCATTTTTTTATTTATGCCTAATTCTTTTGCAAATACTTCAGGAAAACCACCACCTATATATATACAGTCTGCCTTTGGTACAATTTCGTCATATAAAGGACTAAATGTTTTTATTTCTATATTCATTTGATTTAATAGTTCTAAGTTTTCTTTATAATAAAAATTAAAAGCTTTATCATATGCTACTGCTATACTTTTACTTTTAAATTTAGGTAATTCATTTAACTCAAATGAAGTTTCTATTTCTTCACTTTCTGATATTTCAATCAATCTATCTATATTTATATATTTTTCAATTTCTGACCCTAAATCATAAAATTTTTCTGTTAATGCTTCTATCTCTACACTAGGTACTAGCCCTAAATGTCTTGAATCTAATTTAAATTTCTCATTTGGAGGGAAATATCCTAATACCTCAACATTACAGTATTTTTCAACAGCTTCTTTTATCAGTTCATAATGATTTTTAGTTTTTACATTATTCACTATTACACCCTTTATATTTACTTCTTTATCTAACTCTTTATAACCTAATACCATGGCTGCTGCAGATGATGACATAGCCTTTCCGTTTATAACTAATATTACTGGAGATTTAAGAATTTTAGATGTATATGAACTTGTACATGAATTTAAATCTATTCCAAATCCATCGTAAAGTCCCATAACTCCTTCTATAACCGATATATCAGCATCTTTAGATGCATTTTTAAATATATACTTTATTTTTTCATCATCTAACATATATGAATCTAAATTTCTAGAATCTCTTCCTGTTATAAATGTATGATAAGAAGGATCTATGTAATCAGGTCCAACTTTATATGGTTGAACTTTTAAATTTCTTTTAGTAAGTGCCTGCATAATACCTAAAGATATAGTAGTTTTTCCAACTCCACTATTCGTTCCTGCTATTAATATCTTTTTCATAGTTTCACCTATCCGTTTATAATTTCATAAATTTTTTCAATGTCTAAAGATTCTCTAAGTATATTAGCTAACTTATCATACTCATTATTCTTAAAATCATCAAAAGAACTTATTGTATTTTCAACTTTACCTAGTCCTTTATTTTCTCTCAATGAGTTTATTAAAGCTCTAGTAAAATCTGCATCATCAAAAATTCCATGAATATAAGTTCCTATAATATTTCCGTGATCATTAACGCATCCTTCTAAATAGTTAACTTCATCGTCTAATTTTCTTACTATTGTATTTAATCCTTTTGTTATTCCTTTCGTTGTTCCCATATGAATTTCATATCCCTTTATATTCATATTAGCCAGATTTTTTAAGTATCCACCTAAGTTTTCATTTATTCTAGCTTCAACTTGAGTAGTAACTTTTTCTTTATTGAAAGTTGTCTCTATATCTAAAAGCCCTATACCATTTATTTCTTTTATACTTCCTTCTATTTCTTCTGGGTCATAAAGTTTTTTACCTAATATTTGGTATCCTCCACAAATCCCAAATATTAATGTTCCTTTAGCTTCAAGTTCTTTAAGCTGTTTTTCATAACCATTTTCTCTTAAATAAATTAAATCCTCTATTGTATTCTTACTTCCAGGTATTATAACCATATCTGGATTAGATAGTTTTTGACCTTTCTCAACATATTTAACACTTACATCATCTTGTATTTCAAGCATATGTATATCTGTAAAATTAGACATATATGGAGTTCTTAGAACCTCTATATTTATATCACTTTCTTTAAATTGTTTTTTAAATCTGTCAGTTACACTATCTTCATCTTCTATATTTAGATCGCTATATGGAACCACTCCTAAAATAGGTACTTTTATAATATCTTCAATCATATCAATCCCTGATTTTAAAAGATCTACACTACCTCTAAATTTATTTATTATTACTCCTTTTACTCTAGCTCTTTCATTTTCTTCTAGTAGTAATATAGTTCCAGCTATTGATGCAAATACTCCACCTCTATCTATATCTGCTACTAAAACCACCGGAGCATCTGCAATTTCTGCCATTCCCATGTTTGCTATATCTCTATCTTTTAAATTTATTTCAGCACAACTACCTGCACCTTCTAAAACTATAATTTCATATTCATTACTTAAATCAGCATAAATATCTCTAAGCATTTTAGCTAGTTCATTTTTATATTCATGATAAACACTAGAACTTATTGTATTTAATACTTTTCCTTTAACTATAACTTGGCATCTATTTTTGCCAGCAGGCTTTAATAAAATAGGGTTCATCCTAACATCGGGTTCAATTCCACAAGCTTCTGCTTGAGTTACTTGGGCTCTACCCATTTCTAATCCATCTTTAGTTATATAGGAATTAAGGGCCATATTTTGTGATTTAAACGGTGCCACTTTATATCCATCTTGCTTTAAAATTCTGCATATCCCAGCTGATATTGTACTTTTCCCCACATTTGAGGCTGTACCTAGAAACATTAATGATTTACTCAATCCAAGCCCACTCCTTTCTAGAAATAAAAAATCTACCCAATTAGGGTAGATTTTAAAAATATATACACTTAGCCAATTTTTAAAATCCTTCACCCCGAAGATTTTATTCTCATAAACTAGGCAGGTCTCCTGGCTTTACATCAATCTACTCCTATCCCTTCCCGTAAATTCACAGTGGTGTCTAATAGTTTCGTCAGTACTACAGTAGCGGGGGCTGCAAAGGATTCTAACCTTTTTCCCTATTAATTTTCAACGAAAAACCTAATTTATGTCAAATTCTGATATTATATTTATTTTTCATTATAAGTATGATGTATTATTTAAAGTTTGAATAACTGGAAATCCATCTATAATATCAATAATGCTAACAGATGCATTATCTATTCTAAAGTTCCAGTGATACTCATATGTTTTTCCAATTAAATAAGAAATTATATTTCTTATAGTTCCTGCATGAGAACATATCAAAATAGTATCATCTTTATGTTTCTTAATTATATCACTTAACTCAAATACCACTCTTTCATAAGAGTCAATTAAACTTTCTCCATTTGGATATTTATATCCACTACCTTCTTTAATCATTTTCTCAAACTCATTAGGATAATTTTTTTGAATATAATTAAAATTCATTCCTTCAAAATCCCCAAAATTAATTTCCTTAAACCCTTCTTTTTCTACTATATCTATACCTCTTGTATTAGCTATATACCCTATAGTTTCCTTAGTTCTTATAGATGTTGTAGTATATATATAATCTATTTTTTCTTTTTCAAGAAATTTATTTAGCTTATCTACTTGAGATTTACCAATATCACTTAATTTGCTATCTATATGACCTGATAAATTTCCTTTTATATTATCTTCACTAATTGCATGCCTTATTAATATAAGCCTTGACATATGTTCACCTCTTATTTCAAAGCAAATACTAAGTATATATAAACTAAATATATAACTTCTGTAAGTTCAGAAGTACAACCTAATATGTCTCCGGTTATACCATCTATTTTTGTATATATGTATCTTACGAATAATCTAGTTAATAAAATCATTACTGGTATAAAAAATACTTCCTTAGTTAAGCTCATTATATTTAAATTGAATAAACTACCTCCAATGATAAATATAAGTATTATAGTGTATAAAATATTTACTAATATCATATTTAAACTTGGCTTTCCTATAAATACATTGCCCATACCTTTTTCTCTTGGAGTAACACTTTTATAAGAAGCTATGACTATTGCCATTCTTGCAAATACTGGCATAAAGATTAAATTATATAGTTGTCCTGATTCAATAATAGAGTAAATAAATCCAAGCTTTAAAAGCATTAAAAATAATATAGAAAGCATTGCATTTGTTCCCAGTCTTGAATCCTTCATTATCTCTAAAATCTTTTCTTTATCTCTGTAGCTATAAATCCCATCAAATGTATCTCCTACCCCATCTAAGTGAAGTCCTCCTGTTAAAATAACAGTTGAAATCAATACATTTACAGAAGTTATGTAACTGTCAAAAAAAATACTCGAAATAAATCCAACTAAACAATATAATATTCCTAATACAAATCCAACTAGTGGAAAATAATACATTGTTTTATGAAATTCTTCATCAAATCCAATATCAATATGTATTGGTATTCTTGTTAAGAACTGTAATATTCCTATAAATCTTTTCATAAACTACTCCTTAATCTTCATAGGTATTCCGCTAACCACAAAATATACTTCATCTGAGCATTTAGCTATATATTGATTTATCCTTCCTACTATATCTGAATAAATTCTACAAAGTTTATTATCTGGAACTAGACTCATTCCTAATTCATTAGTAACTACTACAAAATATAAATCTGTTTTATTTATTTCAATTACAAGTTTCTCAATTTGATCTTTTATATAATCTTCCATTTTATTAGCTTCTTGAGGAGTGCATTTATCAAAATCTATTCCATATTCAAACATTAAATTATTTATCAATAATGTTACACAATCTAGTATTACAGTCTGATGCCTTTTAGATATATCATCTATATTTTTGTATATATCTTTGTAAACTTCATATGTCTTCCAGTTGTTCGGCCTACTTTCCTTATGCTTTCTAACTCTATCCTTCATTTCATCATCAAAAGGTATAGATGTTGCTATATATGCAGTTGAGTTTGATCTATCCATACATAAACTTTCTGCGAAGT is a window from the Paraclostridium sordellii genome containing:
- a CDS encoding decarboxylating cobalt-precorrin-6B (C(15))-methyltransferase: MKNSEFITGEVPITKEEVRAISINKLDLKDKKTFLDIGAGTGSVSVEVAYNYPGIDVISIECKDKAVDLIKRNIEKFKLKNIEVIQGYAPIEINKKVDAIFIGGSGPNLKEILEWSKLNLNENGTLVANFIIIDTFYKTLNLLKNLGFKDIEATMLNVAKLEKLGKGEYFKPLNPIYIISCKKGEMDYE
- a CDS encoding cobalt-precorrin-7 (C(5))-methyltransferase, which encodes MINIIGLGPGNIGYCTNIGKELICKSDVIIGGKRNLESIKEFRGEKIELNTNLKYIVEYLKNNKHKNISIIASGDPLIYGIGKFISNNIEKENLNIVSGISSMQYIFSKIGVDMNDLYITSSHGKVPDFDYILNHSKVCMVTDNKIGPVEIAKEILSRDLNKIMVVGENLSYEDEKITILSPEKILEVKNFDMNVVVILDEE
- the cbiD gene encoding cobalt-precorrin-5B (C(1))-methyltransferase CbiD gives rise to the protein MEEYVYIDGKKYRRGYTTGSCATGAAKAASYMLLTKKVIKTINIDTPKGIPLTLKLENIEIKENYAQCSVKKDGGDDIDATHNLDIYARVEFIDSNEILITGGTGVGVITKKGLGVGVGEAAINKTPRIMINNEVRKVIGEDKGVKVTIFVPDGDAIAQKTFNPRLGIIGGISIIGTTGIVEPMSDEGWKKSLSIELEMKKVQGLDKIILVPGNHGEMFIKEKLGIDMKYVVRTSNFIGYMLKEAQRIGFKQILMAGHLGKYVKIAGGIFNTHSKVADARNEILIANLALMNAPFELIKSTNECLTTEEFIDVLEKDEYREYKEIYNILSQKCKERIDTHINDEEINVEVMIFSMNKELLGQSKKAGDLKEVFYD
- a CDS encoding cobalt-precorrin-8 methylmutase, yielding MEYIKNPMMIESKSFEIIQGIIDEIRPDYKFKNEIEEKIIKRAIHTTADFEYLDILKISEEAVEKLVNGLKNKATIYTDTNMALSGINKRKLEALGCKYKCFVSDEEVAKLAKEKGITRSMAAVEVASREEGKKIFVLGNAPTALYKVIEMSNNGQLDVEAVVGVPVGFVGAEESKDELAKTDIPYIISKGRKGGSNLAAAIINAILYSL
- a CDS encoding GHMP family kinase ATP-binding protein encodes the protein MKSKGICPASCGEFVQGMIRDKEYLSSYAIDKFSKVTLEEKLEYINRGPLKTRKAVEEVFKHFGLPRKEMKNISIHIESDIPISKGMASSTSDIGATIKATLNLIGKDLNEYDISKLATKIEPTDSIFIRENTIFNPLDASIKKKLGVIDTGKVLILEPNEKLSTRYIRRKDNYQKLKKQNKYIIEYAFKLLEQGIQNKDLNLIGQACNISSVANENIHKKKYLSEIMDISKEYGACGVNIAHSGTVIGILLENDMDENKLKEKLIDLNIDKKYKKIYTANIIAGGLRSE
- a CDS encoding pyridoxal phosphate-dependent aminotransferase, whose amino-acid sequence is MINLGHGANVEDMCKYYKKDSKDIIDFSSNINPYIIDDLEKYLIDGFRECIKYPDINYTRLKRNIASYLDIESSYIIPGNGATEIIYLLMKSIKKRLALLNPTFSEYERSAKIAGLDTINLYLDKDNDFKIDIENIKENIDKFDSLFICNPSNPIGKVYELNNLIKLLNEHKKLLIVDETFMEFVEREEEYSLVNLVERNKNIFIIKAATKFFGMPGLRLGYGVCSDKELLENMYNLKEPWSINSFADNLSNYIFKNKDYIKSSKDFYIKERKFMVESLKKISSIKVFETDTNFILIKLKNKSSYELKEEIFIKGNILIRDASNFRNLDDSYIRIAIKSHDENIKILKILNKILGE
- a CDS encoding cobalamin biosynthesis protein, whose product is MSSFIISTMFTSYILDLIIGDPYSFPHPVRFIGNLIRFIENKIRKISKSNNQLKIGGFILWILTVGITFLVTYLILRVFSINKILFFIISSLILYTTLSTKCLADEAKKIYNVLKTGDIEKSRKQLSYIVGRDTTQLNEQEIIRATVETVAENTVDGIISPMLYGFIGGPVLAMSYKAINTLDSMVGYKNEKYVDIGFASAKIDDIANYIPARITPIFIMVASFILGFNAKESLKIAIRDRKNHKSPNCAYSEGSVAGALGIQLGGTNIYFGKEVYKPTIGDKKRELEIEDIIRTNKIMYLTSFVALIIFSSITYLITLF
- a CDS encoding cobyrinate a,c-diamide synthase; its protein translation is MKKILIAGTNSGVGKTTISLGIMQALTKRNLKVQPYKVGPDYIDPSYHTFITGRDSRNLDSYMLDDEKIKYIFKNASKDADISVIEGVMGLYDGFGIDLNSCTSSYTSKILKSPVILVINGKAMSSSAAAMVLGYKELDKEVNIKGVIVNNVKTKNHYELIKEAVEKYCNVEVLGYFPPNEKFKLDSRHLGLVPSVEIEALTEKFYDLGSEIEKYINIDRLIEISESEEIETSFELNELPKFKSKSIAVAYDKAFNFYYKENLELLNQMNIEIKTFSPLYDEIVPKADCIYIGGGFPEVFAKELGINKKMRESIKKAHENNVPIYAECGGLMYLGEKLLDLDGNEYEMVGIFEGISKMTKSLKRFGYCDGIAKVDTVFSNKGDIIKGHEFHHSEFNSNEECSYKMVKKRGNKIVDEWYGGYSKGNTLATYLHTHFYNNLYSIIKFVGGKDE
- a CDS encoding cobyric acid synthase, yielding MSKSLMFLGTASNVGKSTISAGICRILKQDGYKVAPFKSQNMALNSYITKDGLEMGRAQVTQAEACGIEPDVRMNPILLKPAGKNRCQVIVKGKVLNTISSSVYHEYKNELAKMLRDIYADLSNEYEIIVLEGAGSCAEINLKDRDIANMGMAEIADAPVVLVADIDRGGVFASIAGTILLLEENERARVKGVIINKFRGSVDLLKSGIDMIEDIIKVPILGVVPYSDLNIEDEDSVTDRFKKQFKESDINIEVLRTPYMSNFTDIHMLEIQDDVSVKYVEKGQKLSNPDMVIIPGSKNTIEDLIYLRENGYEKQLKELEAKGTLIFGICGGYQILGKKLYDPEEIEGSIKEINGIGLLDIETTFNKEKVTTQVEARINENLGGYLKNLANMNIKGYEIHMGTTKGITKGLNTIVRKLDDEVNYLEGCVNDHGNIIGTYIHGIFDDADFTRALINSLRENKGLGKVENTISSFDDFKNNEYDKLANILRESLDIEKIYEIING
- a CDS encoding histidine phosphatase family protein, whose translation is MSRLILIRHAISEDNIKGNLSGHIDSKLSDIGKSQVDKLNKFLEKEKIDYIYTTTSIRTKETIGYIANTRGIDIVEKEGFKEINFGDFEGMNFNYIQKNYPNEFEKMIKEGSGYKYPNGESLIDSYERVVFELSDIIKKHKDDTILICSHAGTIRNIISYLIGKTYEYHWNFRIDNASVSIIDIIDGFPVIQTLNNTSYL
- the cobS gene encoding adenosylcobinamide-GDP ribazoletransferase, which gives rise to MKRFIGILQFLTRIPIHIDIGFDEEFHKTMYYFPLVGFVLGILYCLVGFISSIFFDSYITSVNVLISTVILTGGLHLDGVGDTFDGIYSYRDKEKILEIMKDSRLGTNAMLSILFLMLLKLGFIYSIIESGQLYNLIFMPVFARMAIVIASYKSVTPREKGMGNVFIGKPSLNMILVNILYTIILIFIIGGSLFNLNIMSLTKEVFFIPVMILLTRLFVRYIYTKIDGITGDILGCTSELTEVIYLVYIYLVFALK
- the cobU gene encoding bifunctional adenosylcobinamide kinase/adenosylcobinamide-phosphate guanylyltransferase codes for the protein MKKLILVTGGSRSGKSNFAESLCMDRSNSTAYIATSIPFDDEMKDRVRKHKESRPNNWKTYEVYKDIYKNIDDISKRHQTVILDCVTLLINNLMFEYGIDFDKCTPQEANKMEDYIKDQIEKLVIEINKTDLYFVVVTNELGMSLVPDNKLCRIYSDIVGRINQYIAKCSDEVYFVVSGIPMKIKE